The Nitrospirota bacterium nucleotide sequence CTTTATGCCGAAGGCGCCTCCAGGGTTTATGTCGGAGACATGTCGGCAGTGACGAGGCTCCGCACCCCGGAGAACATGGAGAGGACCGGTATCAGGGACGCAGCTCTGAGGGCCGGTGCGGAGGTCCTTCACCTGGAGGAGCACGGCTGGGTGAAGGTGAAGACTCCGCGGGGAGCCTATCTCAAGGAGGTGGCGGTCTCCGAATGGATATATAACGTGGACCGGGTGGTGAACCTCCCCGTCATCAAGACGCATCGGTACGCGGGGTTCTCCCTCTGTCTGAAGAACTTCGTCGGGGCCACCCATCCGAAGTACAGGCCCTACCTGGTGGACCGGAAGCACTGGGAGGAAGTCGTGGCCGAGCTCAACCTGGCCTACACGCCCGCCCTGAACATCGTGGACGGAACGCGGAGCATGGTGGAGCACGGCCCGTGGAAGGGCGAGGAGAGGGAGACGAATCTCATCATCGCCAGCGGGGACCGCGTGGCGGCCGACGCAGTGGGCCTGGGTATCGTCGCGTCCTTTGGAAAGTGGAAGTGGACCGAGGGGGAGAGCATCTGGGAGGCGCGGCAGCTCAGAAGGGCCGTGCAACTGGGCCTCGGGGCCTCGGGGCCGGAGGAGATGGAGCTCATCGCCGTGGACCTCGAGGGAAGACCCGGGTTCGGCGACCTCGTTGAGAGGGCGAGGAAGCACGTTGGTCTGCGTGCCCTGCGGTCTTGAAAAACCCCTCCGGGGCTTTCTATAGTTAAGTATGCCTGCCAACCTGCCTCCGGAGTACTACGAGGCCGAGAAGAGGTTCAAGGCAGCCCTCTGCACGCGCGAGAAAGTGGCGGCCCTCGAGGCCCTCATCGCCACGGTCCCCAAGCACAAAGGCACCGACAAGCTGAGGGCCGACCTCAGGCGCCGCCTCTCCCGCCTGAGGGACGAGTCCGCAAGGCAGAAGAAAAAAGGGGGGAGGGGCGACCTCTACGCGGTGCCTTCCGTAGGGGCTGCCCAGTTTGCCCTGGTGGGCTTCGCCAATGCCGGAAAATCGGCCCTTGTCTCCGCCCTAACGAACGCCGAGCCCACGGTGGCCGAC carries:
- a CDS encoding DUF362 domain-containing protein, translating into MKLKRRHFLLLLVLLAAAAAAVASWLRVIKVFFRGPTRQKEAVRTDIPYRSGGKSPVVVVGGTNLEAMVREAVGRLGGFEKMGVRGRTVLVKPNVVGERRNPTTTNAALVGAVVKLLYAEGASRVYVGDMSAVTRLRTPENMERTGIRDAALRAGAEVLHLEEHGWVKVKTPRGAYLKEVAVSEWIYNVDRVVNLPVIKTHRYAGFSLCLKNFVGATHPKYRPYLVDRKHWEEVVAELNLAYTPALNIVDGTRSMVEHGPWKGEERETNLIIASGDRVAADAVGLGIVASFGKWKWTEGESIWEARQLRRAVQLGLGASGPEEMELIAVDLEGRPGFGDLVERARKHVGLRALRS